The genomic interval GCGAACGTAGACGACGTACGCACCGTCGCGCGAGATCGAAAGGTTGGTGATTTCTTGTCCGTCGTCGGCCGTGTAGTGCGTGATCGCGTGCGGAGCGTAATCGGGCGCGGCCGCCACATAAACGTTGCGCACGCCGCGCTGGTCGATCACCCACGCGACCATCCGGCCGTCCGCACCCGCGACGAGATGGAGCGGGAACGGGTAACCCAGCACGCTCTCGAGGCTAAATTTCGGCGACGGTTGCGCTTGGCACACCGTGGTTGCGCACGAGAAAAGCACGGCCGCAATCGCGGCTATTACAACCTTGCTTAGGGCATTGAATCGCACTTGCATGGAGACCCTTTTCAAAGGCTGCCGAGAGCCCTCCTGGACCTGGCGGCAAAATTTTAGGGCGTGGGGCGATATTTCGGCGCAGCCGTAGCGGCGGGCGTCCGGGTGCGCCGAGGGCGAGCAATATTTCGTCGCAGGCGCCAGAATAGAGAGGAACGACCGCAGCCGGGCGGTAACCTCAGCCTATAAATGAGCTCGACTCCTAGCAAGAAAACCCGCGCGCCCGCCGCGTCCGCAGACGACGGCGCGGTCGCCATTCCCGACGTCGGCAAGATCATCGAGCGTCTTCGCGCTCAGCGCGGGATGGCCGTTCGCGATCTCGCCGAGCAGAGCGGACTCTCCGCATCGTTCATCCGAGCCGTCGAACGCGGCGACTCCGATATTTCGCTCGGCCGCCTGGCCCGGCTCGCGAACGTCTTCCACTACGATCTGGGCTCGTTTCTGGGCTTCACGTCGAAACTGTCGCGGCCGTCGTTCGTCACCGGCACGGATCGCAAGCGCGTCAACCGCGGAAAAGGCGTAACGTACGAAGCGCTCCATCTCCCCGCGCTCGACCTAGACCTCGTCATCGTGGAACTCGCCGCAGGAGCGTCGTTCAGGAGCGATCTCACCCACGAGGGCATCGACGTCGTCTACATCACCGCAGGCGAGGTGGTTCTCGTGGTCAACGGCATCGACTATCCGATGAATGCCGGCGAGTGCTGCGTCTTCTCCGCCGGCTTTCCGCACAGACTGCGCAACAATTCCAAAGGTCCGGCCTCGGCCATTTCCGTGACGACGGGGAGGATGTAGCGATGTCGATCAGCACGCGAGTCGAAGCGTGGGAGCTCGCCCGTCCGTTCGCCATTACCGGTTACACGTTTCGTCACAGCGACGTGCTCGTTGCTAGCGTGGAAGCCGCCGGGTTCACCGGTTACGGCGAAGGCGCGGGCGTCTATTATTTGAACGACACGGTCGATCGCGCCCGGGCGCAAATCGAAGCGATCTCAGGTCGCTTTGCGAACCCGCCGTCGCGCGAGGAGTTGATCGAGTTGCTGCCGGCAGGCGGTGCGCGCAACGCTGTGGATTGCGCGCTCTGGGACCTCGAGTCCAAGTCGCAAGGGCGCCCAGCCTGGCAGATCGCCGGGTTGCCGGAGCCGCGTCCGGTGCTCACGACCTACACGCTCAGTGCCGACGAGCCGCAGGTTATGGCTGACCGCG from Candidatus Dormiibacterota bacterium carries:
- a CDS encoding cupin domain-containing protein; translated protein: MSSTPSKKTRAPAASADDGAVAIPDVGKIIERLRAQRGMAVRDLAEQSGLSASFIRAVERGDSDISLGRLARLANVFHYDLGSFLGFTSKLSRPSFVTGTDRKRVNRGKGVTYEALHLPALDLDLVIVELAAGASFRSDLTHEGIDVVYITAGEVVLVVNGIDYPMNAGECCVFSAGFPHRLRNNSKGPASAISVTTGRM
- a CDS encoding dipeptide epimerase yields the protein MSISTRVEAWELARPFAITGYTFRHSDVLVASVEAAGFTGYGEGAGVYYLNDTVDRARAQIEAISGRFANPPSREELIELLPAGGARNAVDCALWDLESKSQGRPAWQIAGLPEPRPVLTTYTLSADEPQVMADRARDFTKARALKLKLTGTEDDAERVRAVRAARPDAWIAVDGNQGFNRASLDALMPALVDANVELLEQPFPRDRDADMDGLDSPIPLAADESIQDLDDLELLVGRVDIVNIKLDKCGGLTRGFAIAARAR